A stretch of the bacterium genome encodes the following:
- a CDS encoding nucleotidyltransferase domain-containing protein, translated as MLEKDYKISLLKKFLPILINCPYTRAIFLAGSTAVGNPKPESDIDLIIISQEKRVWLNRLFLELATFIFGKKRSGKKIKNRFCFNIFLANASPLLPHQDLIGASFYKNIKPVWGSEIEIKKFWSENFWLKNFYENDFENEKSFLIKYDNKKIWLKNILEKVLEKIRLGNILEKVSYQTQTYYLKKIFEKKVFNKNSKKYDFEITPDLIAYHFPISNHFKASLGLSTKKENSTSVEN; from the coding sequence ATGTTAGAAAAAGATTATAAAATATCTCTACTAAAAAAATTTTTACCAATACTAATAAACTGTCCCTATACTCGCGCAATTTTTTTAGCGGGCTCTACCGCAGTAGGTAATCCCAAACCGGAAAGCGATATAGATTTAATAATAATTTCTCAAGAAAAAAGAGTCTGGTTAAACAGACTCTTTTTAGAACTAGCAACTTTTATTTTTGGTAAAAAAAGATCAGGAAAAAAAATAAAAAATAGATTTTGTTTTAATATTTTTTTAGCCAACGCTTCGCCCTTATTACCCCACCAAGATCTGATAGGCGCCAGTTTTTATAAAAATATAAAACCGGTCTGGGGCAGTGAAATTGAAATAAAAAAATTTTGGAGTGAAAACTTTTGGCTGAAAAACTTTTATGAAAATGATTTTGAAAATGAAAAAAGTTTTTTAATCAAATATGATAATAAGAAAATCTGGCTTAAAAATATTTTAGAAAAAGTTTTAGAAAAAATTCGCCTGGGAAATATTTTAGAAAAAGTTTCTTACCAAACGCAAACCTATTATTTAAAAAAGATATTTGAAAAAAAGGTTTTTAATAAAAATTCTAAAAAATATGACTTCGAAATTACCCCGGATTTAATCGCTTATCACTTTCCAATATCAAATCACTTTAAAGCCTCTTTGGGGTTATCCACTAAAAAGGAGAATTCAACCTCTGTGGAAAATTAG
- a CDS encoding NYN domain-containing protein, whose product MSAIKHKEQRVGVFIDVQNLYHSAKHIYSSRVNFKEVLRMATSGRKLVRVIAYVIKTESGEEKSFFEALNKLGIEMRVKDLQIFPGGMKKGDWDVGLAVDAVRLSAQLDAVVLVTGDGDFVPLVEYLKFNRGLQVEVMAFERTASSKLMESADIFINLGINEQYLLGKNNK is encoded by the coding sequence ATGAGCGCAATAAAGCATAAAGAACAAAGAGTAGGCGTTTTTATAGACGTCCAAAACTTATACCACTCTGCCAAACATATATACAGTAGCAGAGTTAATTTTAAAGAAGTCTTGCGCATGGCCACCTCCGGCAGGAAACTTGTTAGAGTTATCGCCTACGTTATAAAAACAGAGTCTGGCGAGGAAAAGTCTTTTTTTGAGGCTCTAAATAAATTAGGTATAGAAATGAGGGTTAAAGATCTTCAGATTTTTCCTGGTGGCATGAAAAAAGGCGATTGGGATGTAGGCCTGGCCGTTGATGCTGTTAGGTTATCGGCCCAGCTGGATGCCGTTGTTTTAGTTACGGGCGATGGTGATTTTGTGCCATTGGTTGAATATTTAAAGTTTAATCGCGGACTTCAGGTTGAAGTTATGGCTTTTGAAAGAACCGCCTCGAGCAAACTTATGGAATCTGCCGATATTTTTATTAATTTAGGAATTAACGAACAATATTTACTAGGTAAAAACAATAAATAA
- a CDS encoding S1 RNA-binding domain-containing protein, with protein MTINETNTFVSLAPPKEAQSMKDLLLEKNINIVVPKVGDTLQGLVIEKGRNRIYLDLSGFRTGVLYKNDLESFNASFQDIKKDDILTVKITEIENKDGLVEVSLIQATMDQSWDVIRNLKNSGEVIEAKITGANRGGLTAQVEGLAAFLPVSQLASQNYPHVEGGDKEEILKILKKFVGQTILVKVIDYDQKNQKIILSEKAKISKEMEAKLSGYNVGDNVAGEISGLVDFGAFVTFNGIEGLIHISEIGWQLVEKPSDVLKIGDKIEAKVISVEGDKISLSLKTLKQNPWDEVENKYKKGDVVDGTVVKFNPFGAFVRLDSEIQGLAHISEFKTYKDMTAAMELGKTYPFKVSTLEPKEYKLALQPAFEFKISGSTENSIQS; from the coding sequence ATGACTATCAACGAAACCAACACTTTTGTTTCCCTAGCCCCTCCCAAAGAGGCTCAATCTATGAAGGATTTGCTTCTGGAAAAAAACATAAATATCGTCGTGCCTAAAGTGGGCGATACCTTACAAGGCCTAGTTATAGAAAAGGGCCGAAACAGAATATATCTAGATTTAAGCGGTTTTAGAACTGGCGTTCTATATAAGAACGATCTGGAGTCTTTTAATGCCAGTTTTCAAGATATTAAAAAAGACGATATTTTGACAGTTAAAATAACTGAAATAGAAAATAAAGATGGCTTGGTGGAAGTTTCTTTAATACAAGCTACTATGGACCAATCTTGGGATGTTATAAGAAATCTTAAAAATAGCGGCGAAGTTATAGAAGCCAAAATAACCGGCGCTAACCGTGGCGGTTTAACCGCTCAAGTAGAAGGGCTTGCCGCTTTTTTGCCGGTATCCCAGCTGGCCAGCCAAAACTATCCTCATGTTGAAGGCGGCGATAAAGAAGAGATATTAAAAATACTTAAAAAGTTTGTGGGCCAAACAATTTTGGTTAAAGTTATTGATTACGATCAAAAAAACCAAAAAATAATCCTTTCCGAAAAAGCCAAAATATCTAAAGAAATGGAGGCTAAATTATCTGGCTACAATGTGGGCGACAACGTAGCGGGCGAAATATCTGGCTTAGTTGATTTTGGGGCTTTTGTTACATTTAACGGCATTGAAGGTTTAATTCATATTTCGGAAATAGGCTGGCAACTGGTGGAAAAACCTAGCGATGTTTTAAAAATAGGCGACAAGATAGAAGCCAAAGTTATTTCTGTAGAAGGCGATAAAATCTCTTTATCTTTAAAGACCTTAAAGCAAAACCCATGGGATGAAGTTGAAAATAAGTATAAAAAAGGCGATGTGGTTGATGGCACAGTGGTTAAATTTAACCCCTTTGGCGCTTTTGTTAGATTAGATTCCGAAATACAGGGCTTAGCCCATATTTCCGAATTCAAAACCTATAAAGATATGACCGCCGCCATGGAGCTAGGTAAAACCTATCCTTTTAAGGTCTCTACTCTAGAGCCCAAAGAATACAAACTGGCCTTACAGCCAGCCTTTGAGTTTAAAATAAGCGGCAGCACCGAAAACTCTATCCAGAGTTGA
- a CDS encoding YraN family protein — translation MFHIESNSPQHLKVGKAGEDIACKYLKNKGYKIIERNFRRKWGEIDIVCLKKNNNGSIWNKIANNVLVVLQGTNYNRQNLNIDLCDDPQEASNNKLIFVEVKTLKEGSGLSPEDNLTYSKQKKLIRTCKLYVSNNPTYADYDWQIDVILININSDLKKAKIKHMESAIY, via the coding sequence ATGTTCCATATAGAATCAAATTCTCCACAACATTTAAAAGTAGGAAAAGCAGGCGAAGACATTGCCTGTAAATATTTAAAAAACAAAGGCTATAAAATAATAGAAAGAAATTTTAGAAGAAAGTGGGGCGAAATAGATATTGTTTGTTTAAAAAAAAATAATAACGGTTCTATATGGAATAAAATAGCTAATAATGTTTTAGTTGTTCTACAGGGAACAAATTACAACAGACAAAACTTAAATATTGATCTGTGCGATGATCCACAAGAAGCAAGTAATAATAAACTTATTTTTGTTGAAGTAAAAACATTAAAAGAAGGATCTGGCTTAAGTCCGGAAGATAATCTGACTTACTCCAAACAAAAGAAACTAATTAGAACATGTAAATTATATGTTTCAAATAATCCTACATATGCAGATTACGACTGGCAAATAGATGTGATATTAATAAACATAAATAGTGATCTAAAGAAAGCAAAAATAAAACATATGGAATCAGCCATATATTGA
- a CDS encoding type II toxin-antitoxin system RelE/ParE family toxin translates to MRNIFATPQFKKDLAEVNKDIFAKAEMVLSVLKLNLTDISLKLKKLKIGTNLWRVRVGTHRLIYSFNKDSIILLRIRHRKDVYKGLK, encoded by the coding sequence ATGCGGAATATTTTTGCTACACCGCAGTTTAAAAAAGACTTAGCCGAAGTCAACAAAGATATTTTTGCCAAAGCCGAGATGGTTTTATCTGTGCTGAAATTAAATCTAACGGATATTTCGCTTAAACTTAAAAAATTAAAAATTGGCACTAATCTATGGCGTGTTAGAGTGGGAACACATCGTTTAATCTATTCATTTAATAAAGATTCCATAATATTATTGCGAATCCGTCACCGCAAAGATGTTTATAAGGGTCTAAAATAA
- the rpsO gene encoding 30S ribosomal protein S15, which yields MLTTKQKDKIIKSYQDHEKDTGSASVQVAVTTEEIERLASHLKKNPKDNHSRRGLLKMVSKRKSLLDYLSKNDEKKYNSLIRKLGLKK from the coding sequence ATGCTTACAACAAAACAAAAGGATAAAATAATCAAGTCTTATCAAGACCACGAAAAAGACACTGGTTCAGCCAGTGTTCAAGTTGCCGTAACCACAGAAGAAATAGAACGGCTAGCTTCACATCTTAAGAAAAACCCTAAGGATAACCACTCGCGCCGAGGGCTTCTTAAGATGGTATCCAAAAGAAAATCCCTTTTGGATTATTTATCTAAAAACGACGAGAAAAAATATAATTCTCTGATCCGCAAATTGGGATTAAAGAAGTAA
- a CDS encoding RDD family protein translates to MDSQNKTFSYAGFWKRFAAFIIDMFIVSIGGFIIGFIFGVPYDVLTGKAELVGFADDYILSFILSFLLVWIYQAVMESSSKQATLGKMALGIIVTDLDGSRVSFGKASGRYFGQMLSGFILGIGFLMIAFTARKQGLHDKMAGCFVVNKNA, encoded by the coding sequence ATGGACTCTCAAAACAAAACTTTTAGTTACGCTGGATTTTGGAAAAGATTTGCCGCTTTTATCATAGACATGTTTATTGTGTCTATCGGTGGTTTTATTATTGGTTTTATATTTGGAGTTCCCTACGATGTTCTCACTGGCAAAGCTGAGCTTGTTGGATTTGCCGATGATTATATTCTTAGTTTCATTTTGAGTTTTCTGCTTGTTTGGATTTACCAAGCGGTCATGGAAAGCTCTTCTAAACAAGCGACTCTTGGCAAAATGGCTCTTGGAATAATAGTTACTGATTTAGATGGAAGCCGAGTATCTTTCGGAAAAGCATCGGGTCGCTATTTTGGACAAATGCTTTCCGGGTTTATCCTCGGTATAGGATTTCTCATGATTGCTTTTACTGCAAGAAAACAGGGTCTTCACGATAAAATGGCTGGTTGTTTTGTTGTAAATAAAAATGCATAG
- a CDS encoding MBL fold metallo-hydrolase, translated as MNLYWYGQNSVGIDSGENSLVVSSLDLEKELKPASSAGKSARGADVVLVSQLQEVKVPSKTNSFLINNPGEYDVKGFFVMGLGGFGENIAYTIEVEGVRLCHLAGLDKELTDAQLENFSDIDILLIDIGSTDDSNETASKIVNQIEPRIVIPIGYDDSKKASVFFKEMGASDVEPQNKLNIKKKDLPQEETKTLLLNVV; from the coding sequence ATGAATTTGTATTGGTACGGTCAGAACTCCGTAGGTATTGATAGCGGGGAAAATTCTCTTGTTGTCAGTTCTTTGGATTTGGAAAAAGAATTAAAGCCTGCCTCGTCGGCAGGCAAGTCGGCTAGGGGCGCTGATGTGGTTTTGGTGTCACAGCTTCAAGAGGTCAAAGTGCCATCCAAAACAAATTCTTTTTTAATAAATAATCCCGGCGAATACGATGTTAAGGGCTTTTTTGTTATGGGGCTTGGCGGTTTTGGCGAAAATATTGCCTATACTATAGAAGTAGAAGGGGTAAGACTTTGCCATTTGGCTGGTTTAGACAAAGAACTAACCGATGCGCAGTTAGAAAATTTTTCCGATATAGATATTTTGCTAATAGATATAGGTTCAACTGATGATTCTAACGAAACTGCCAGTAAAATAGTTAACCAAATAGAACCGAGAATTGTTATTCCCATAGGTTACGATGATAGCAAAAAAGCCTCGGTATTTTTTAAAGAAATGGGCGCTTCCGATGTTGAACCGCAGAATAAACTTAATATAAAAAAGAAAGATTTGCCGCAGGAGGAAACCAAAACTTTGTTACTAAACGTAGTGTAA
- a CDS encoding DUF86 domain-containing protein, giving the protein MFKKDLVQRKISLIQDDLSNLAQLSSFSIEEIAGDFLKQATVERLLERIISRAIDINEHLIAELATANTVPPKDYRETFFRLSDLNIYPKEFAKEIAKSIGTRNLLVHEYDKIDYEKVYASIGDCLKDYHQYVDYIIKFLENR; this is encoded by the coding sequence ATGTTTAAAAAAGATCTAGTTCAAAGGAAAATATCTCTTATACAAGACGACTTGAGCAATCTTGCTCAATTGTCTAGTTTTTCCATTGAAGAAATCGCGGGCGATTTTTTAAAACAAGCCACAGTAGAACGACTTTTAGAGCGAATCATTTCGCGGGCTATAGACATTAACGAACATCTTATTGCCGAACTGGCAACCGCAAACACTGTGCCGCCCAAAGATTACCGAGAAACATTTTTTAGACTTTCAGATTTAAACATCTATCCCAAAGAGTTTGCCAAGGAAATCGCCAAAAGCATCGGCACCAGAAATCTTTTAGTTCACGAATACGACAAGATAGATTATGAAAAAGTGTACGCCTCTATCGGCGATTGCTTAAAAGACTATCATCAGTATGTTGATTATATTATAAAGTTTTTAGAAAATCGCTAG
- the cas2 gene encoding CRISPR-associated endonuclease Cas2, with protein MDKNSFNKLGPTKKKIILLLAGGVGLSLAGTPKKYFAVIKSVADEWNKINETSLKRAIKSLYESKLIEAREHENGSMTVVLSDDGRKKALTYNMDTMTIKKPARWDGKWRMVMFDIPNKRKKERDVLRNMLKQLGFIKYQESAFILPYECKNEVDYVVEFFNLRPHVRFLEISKFDDDLALKNSFGLS; from the coding sequence ATGGATAAGAATAGTTTTAACAAATTAGGCCCAACAAAGAAAAAAATTATATTATTGCTGGCTGGGGGAGTAGGGCTTTCTTTGGCGGGTACGCCTAAAAAATATTTTGCTGTTATTAAAAGTGTAGCAGATGAATGGAATAAAATTAATGAGACCTCGCTTAAGCGCGCTATAAAATCACTTTATGAATCTAAACTTATAGAAGCCAGAGAACATGAAAACGGTTCTATGACGGTGGTTCTTTCGGATGATGGGCGCAAAAAGGCTTTAACTTACAATATGGATACCATGACCATCAAAAAACCCGCCAGATGGGACGGCAAATGGCGAATGGTTATGTTCGATATACCCAATAAACGTAAAAAAGAAAGGGATGTGCTAAGAAATATGCTAAAACAGCTGGGATTTATAAAATACCAGGAAAGCGCTTTCATTTTGCCTTATGAATGCAAAAATGAGGTTGATTACGTGGTTGAATTCTTCAACTTACGCCCGCACGTAAGGTTTTTGGAAATTAGTAAGTTTGATGATGACTTAGCTCTCAAGAATAGCTTCGGATTATCTTAA
- a CDS encoding TraR/DksA C4-type zinc finger protein has translation MNQELMKELGSLLEKEKKALTEELGTFAHPDKNVKGDWDANYENLGDGWDENAQEVTEYATRLPMEHNLETRLQDINDALEKIKNNAFGICEKCGEAIDVERLRAEPAARVCVQH, from the coding sequence ATGAATCAGGAACTAATGAAAGAGCTAGGCTCGCTTTTAGAAAAAGAAAAGAAAGCTTTAACCGAAGAGCTGGGTACTTTTGCTCACCCCGACAAAAACGTAAAAGGCGATTGGGATGCTAACTACGAAAACTTAGGCGATGGTTGGGATGAAAATGCTCAAGAAGTAACTGAATACGCCACACGGCTACCTATGGAACATAACTTAGAAACAAGGTTGCAAGATATTAACGATGCGCTAGAAAAAATAAAAAATAACGCTTTTGGTATTTGTGAAAAATGCGGAGAAGCGATTGATGTTGAAAGATTAAGAGCTGAACCGGCAGCGAGAGTATGTGTTCAACATTAA
- the pnp gene encoding polyribonucleotide nucleotidyltransferase → MNNKKRFETEIGSKKLVVETGHWAIQASGAVTVSYGETVVLATVVMSKNERTGIDYFPLTVDFDEKFYAAGKIKASRWVKREGRPTDEAILTARLADRTLRPLFNHRLRNEVQLILTVLSFDGENDPDVPAIIAGSTAILISGIPWNGPVGAIRVSRDENKKIVINPTYAERAKSDLDLVVAGPEKLVNMIECRSREVTEEDLLVAFESAQKEIQKIIDFQKNIAESLGHKSLLTAVPSADEILRKEIKNFVGQRLAETISKGDMNATEEIKKEYFQNLSEEKKNPKNIAEANILFEEEMNEIIHRNVLEKNQRVDGRKIEEIRPLSIEVGVLPRTHGSAIFQRGQTQALCVATLGAPGMEQAIETMEFEGTKRYIHHYNFPPFSSGETGKTGNPGRREIGHGALAESALEPVIPAKVDFPYTVRIVTEILSSNGSTSMAATCGSTLALMDAGVKIKKPVAGIAMGLFIEDETNPEKKFVVVTDLQGAEDHYGDMDFKIAGTTEGVNVLQLDVKISGLTSKILAQALTQAKKARLEILEAMLKVIPKPREKMSPYAPKILTLKINPAKIRDVIGVGGKTIHQITDETGVTIDIDDDGTIFITSSDEASAEKAKEWINNLTREIIQGEIFQGKIVKILDFGAFAEILPGQQGLIHISELAPFRVNRVEDIVNIGDIVPVIVKNIDTEGRINLSLKDAQKK, encoded by the coding sequence ATGAATAACAAAAAAAGATTTGAAACCGAAATCGGTTCAAAGAAATTAGTGGTAGAAACAGGACACTGGGCTATACAAGCCAGTGGCGCTGTAACGGTAAGCTATGGAGAAACAGTAGTACTAGCTACTGTAGTTATGTCTAAAAACGAAAGAACTGGCATAGACTATTTCCCTTTAACCGTAGATTTTGATGAAAAATTTTATGCCGCAGGTAAAATCAAAGCTTCCCGCTGGGTTAAAAGAGAGGGTAGACCTACGGACGAGGCTATTTTAACAGCCAGATTAGCCGATAGAACCCTGCGACCACTTTTTAACCACAGATTAAGAAACGAAGTTCAGCTTATCTTAACTGTACTGTCTTTTGACGGAGAAAACGATCCAGATGTACCAGCCATAATTGCAGGCTCCACCGCTATATTAATTTCCGGTATTCCTTGGAACGGGCCGGTTGGGGCTATAAGAGTAAGTCGAGATGAAAATAAAAAAATAGTAATAAACCCTACTTATGCCGAGCGCGCAAAAAGCGATTTAGATTTAGTAGTGGCCGGCCCAGAAAAATTAGTAAATATGATAGAGTGCCGGTCCCGCGAAGTAACCGAGGAAGATTTGCTGGTGGCTTTTGAAAGCGCCCAAAAAGAAATTCAAAAGATAATAGATTTTCAAAAAAATATTGCCGAATCTCTTGGTCATAAATCGTTATTAACCGCTGTGCCTTCGGCCGATGAAATCTTAAGAAAAGAAATAAAAAATTTTGTGGGCCAGCGCTTAGCAGAAACAATTTCTAAGGGCGATATGAACGCAACTGAAGAAATTAAAAAAGAATACTTCCAAAACCTGTCCGAAGAAAAGAAAAATCCCAAAAATATAGCCGAGGCCAACATTCTTTTTGAAGAAGAAATGAATGAAATAATCCACAGAAATGTTTTAGAAAAAAATCAGCGTGTGGACGGCAGAAAAATAGAAGAAATTCGCCCTTTGAGCATTGAAGTTGGTGTATTACCGCGCACCCATGGTTCAGCTATTTTCCAAAGAGGCCAAACCCAAGCTTTGTGTGTAGCTACACTGGGCGCGCCAGGTATGGAGCAAGCCATTGAAACCATGGAATTTGAAGGCACTAAGCGCTATATCCACCATTACAACTTTCCTCCGTTTTCATCTGGAGAAACAGGTAAAACTGGCAACCCCGGCCGAAGAGAAATCGGTCACGGCGCTTTAGCCGAAAGCGCGCTAGAACCGGTAATTCCTGCTAAAGTGGATTTTCCTTATACCGTTAGAATCGTAACAGAAATACTTTCTTCCAATGGTTCAACGTCTATGGCCGCAACTTGCGGTTCGACTTTGGCTTTAATGGACGCTGGGGTGAAAATTAAAAAACCGGTGGCGGGCATAGCTATGGGCTTATTTATTGAAGACGAAACCAATCCAGAAAAAAAATTCGTGGTGGTCACAGATCTGCAAGGCGCGGAAGATCACTACGGCGATATGGATTTTAAAATAGCTGGCACCACAGAAGGTGTTAACGTTTTGCAGTTGGACGTAAAAATATCTGGTCTAACTTCTAAAATACTGGCTCAAGCCTTAACTCAAGCCAAAAAAGCTAGATTAGAAATTCTGGAAGCCATGCTTAAAGTTATACCTAAACCCAGAGAGAAAATGTCACCTTATGCACCGAAAATATTAACTTTAAAAATAAATCCTGCTAAAATTAGAGATGTTATTGGCGTCGGCGGAAAAACTATACACCAGATAACAGACGAAACAGGTGTTACAATAGATATAGATGACGATGGCACTATATTTATAACTTCCAGCGATGAAGCCTCGGCCGAAAAAGCCAAGGAATGGATAAACAACCTGACGCGCGAGATTATTCAAGGCGAAATATTCCAAGGTAAAATAGTAAAAATATTAGATTTTGGAGCCTTTGCCGAAATACTGCCGGGCCAGCAGGGTCTGATTCACATTTCCGAATTAGCGCCCTTTCGCGTAAACAGAGTGGAGGATATTGTTAATATAGGCGACATTGTGCCTGTTATAGTAAAAAACATAGACACCGAAGGCAGAATTAATCTTTCGCTTAAAGACGCGCAAAAAAAATAA
- the ftsH gene encoding ATP-dependent zinc metalloprotease FtsH gives MKDVLKNIFFALVIFMVLVSLFSGANTFFVKENVISLSDLALKAKAGEIKTALISGDKIELALTDESKAVAYKEASGSLLESLKNLGVSDNDIKKINIQVKTEGGLAYFLINILPIVLPFLLILLFFYFMFRQAKGGQMQAFNFGASKAKLFDANKEKINFKNVAGAHEAKEELKEVVEFLKSPAKFLGMGAKIPRGVILIGSPGTGKTLLARAVAGEASVPFFHISGSEFVEMFVGVGASRVRDLFNVAKKHAPAIVFIDEIDAVGRHRGSGMGGGHDEREQTLNQILVEMDGFERDTNIIVIAATNRPDILDPALLRPGRFDRRVIIDEPDIKNREEILKIHSEGKPLSSTVNLRIIAERTPGFSGADLANLMNEGAISAARKNQKEITQTELTESIEKVMMGPERRSKVYSAKEKEIVAFHEAGHALVAASLSNADAVHKISIISRGRAGGYTLKLPVEEINFYSKNKFVDELATLLGGYAAEKTVFGDVTTGPHSDLKTASDLARRIVTEYGMSEKMGPMTFGDRERLVFLGKELSENRNYSESVATKIDDEVSSFIDKAYKTAMKIVKEKRNALNKIASVLIEKETIEQTEFNELMKSMRISGSTA, from the coding sequence ATGAAAGATGTGTTAAAAAATATATTTTTTGCTTTGGTAATTTTTATGGTTTTGGTCTCCCTTTTCTCGGGAGCTAATACCTTTTTTGTTAAGGAAAACGTTATTTCCTTGTCCGATTTAGCTCTAAAAGCTAAAGCCGGAGAAATTAAAACTGCTCTAATTTCTGGCGATAAAATAGAACTGGCCTTAACCGATGAATCTAAGGCGGTGGCTTACAAAGAAGCTTCCGGTTCTCTTTTAGAAAGCTTAAAGAATTTAGGCGTAAGCGACAACGATATAAAGAAAATAAATATTCAGGTTAAAACCGAAGGCGGTTTAGCCTATTTTTTAATAAATATTCTGCCTATAGTTCTACCTTTTCTTTTGATCCTGCTTTTCTTTTACTTTATGTTTCGCCAAGCCAAAGGCGGGCAGATGCAAGCTTTTAATTTTGGCGCTTCCAAAGCTAAATTGTTTGATGCCAATAAAGAAAAAATAAATTTTAAAAATGTGGCGGGCGCCCATGAAGCCAAAGAAGAACTAAAAGAAGTTGTGGAATTTTTAAAAAGTCCGGCCAAGTTTTTGGGTATGGGCGCTAAAATTCCTCGCGGCGTAATTTTAATAGGCTCGCCCGGCACAGGCAAAACCCTGCTCGCCCGGGCCGTAGCCGGCGAAGCCAGTGTGCCGTTTTTTCATATTTCTGGCTCGGAATTTGTGGAAATGTTTGTGGGCGTAGGCGCCTCTAGAGTTAGAGATTTATTTAATGTAGCCAAAAAACACGCACCCGCCATTGTTTTTATAGACGAAATTGACGCCGTCGGTAGGCACCGCGGTTCGGGTATGGGCGGTGGCCACGACGAACGCGAACAAACCTTAAACCAAATACTGGTGGAAATGGACGGTTTTGAGCGCGACACCAATATTATTGTTATAGCGGCCACCAACAGACCAGACATTTTAGACCCGGCTTTATTGCGCCCGGGACGTTTTGATAGGCGCGTAATAATAGACGAACCAGATATAAAAAATCGAGAAGAGATTTTAAAAATACACTCCGAAGGCAAACCCTTATCCAGCACTGTTAATTTGCGAATAATTGCCGAGCGCACCCCCGGTTTTAGCGGAGCTGATTTAGCCAATTTAATGAACGAAGGCGCGATTTCGGCCGCTCGTAAAAATCAAAAAGAAATTACCCAAACCGAGCTGACCGAATCCATAGAAAAAGTTATGATGGGGCCGGAAAGGCGCAGTAAAGTTTATTCGGCTAAAGAAAAAGAAATCGTGGCTTTCCACGAAGCTGGCCACGCTTTGGTGGCCGCTTCCCTTTCTAACGCTGATGCTGTTCATAAAATTTCTATAATTTCGCGTGGCCGAGCTGGGGGTTACACCTTAAAATTGCCAGTGGAAGAAATAAATTTTTATTCCAAAAATAAATTTGTAGATGAACTAGCTACTTTGCTGGGCGGTTACGCCGCCGAAAAAACTGTTTTTGGCGATGTGACCACCGGCCCGCATTCCGATTTAAAAACCGCTTCCGATTTAGCCCGCCGGATCGTGACCGAATACGGTATGTCGGAAAAAATGGGGCCGATGACCTTTGGCGATAGGGAAAGGTTGGTATTTTTGGGCAAAGAACTCTCGGAAAACAGAAACTATTCCGAATCTGTGGCCACTAAAATAGACGATGAGGTTTCCAGTTTTATAGATAAAGCCTATAAAACAGCTATGAAAATTGTTAAAGAGAAAAGAAATGCTCTAAACAAAATCGCGTCTGTGCTTATAGAAAAAGAAACCATAGAGCAAACTGAATTTAATGAGCTGATGAAAAGCATGCGCATCTCGGGATCAACGGCTTAA
- a CDS encoding nucleotidyltransferase domain-containing protein, with the protein MVLDIKKNKLKIEKIAQNRNLKFAVVFGSAASGLMRDSSDTDIAVLQKNHIPLDYRSFLDINSELTDALALGFRKIDLVDLATANILLRYEATQNGILLYGDETDYQNYRTFAFKDYIDSQSLRDLESLIIRKRQSALATQLNV; encoded by the coding sequence ATGGTACTGGATATTAAAAAGAATAAACTAAAAATAGAAAAAATCGCCCAGAACCGCAACTTAAAATTTGCGGTGGTTTTTGGCAGCGCGGCTTCTGGTTTAATGAGGGACTCCAGCGACACCGACATAGCAGTTTTGCAGAAAAACCATATTCCCCTTGATTATAGATCATTCTTAGATATCAACTCTGAATTGACTGACGCCTTGGCGCTGGGCTTTAGAAAAATAGACCTAGTGGATCTGGCAACAGCTAATATACTTTTACGTTACGAAGCTACCCAAAATGGAATCCTGCTTTATGGAGATGAAACTGATTACCAAAATTACCGAACCTTCGCCTTTAAAGACTATATAGACAGCCAATCACTACGAGATCTGGAGTCATTGATTATAAGAAAACGACAAAGCGCCCTAGCCACTCAACTTAATGTTTAA